A region of Pseudomonadota bacterium DNA encodes the following proteins:
- a CDS encoding acetyl-CoA C-acetyltransferase, which yields MKEVVIVGGARTAVGSFGGTLKDVSAIDLGGLVIKDALKRTGLRPVVGANTLDNAPEKLKDKGITELESKYFDWDDSKQAIEIDEVIMGNVLQAGLGQNPARQSMIRGGIPKETPAFTINKVCSSGLRAIALGATSIMAGQADVIIAGGQENMSLVPMALPKARWGYRMEITGNGQIQDLMVLDGLYEIFYGYHMGLTAENIAAMYGISREEQDQLGALSHERAMAAIKNGIFAQEITPVVIKTRKGDTIVDTDERPMETSVEKMGKLRPAFKKDGTVTAGNASGINDGAAAVVMMSLDKAKELGLEPIVYVKSFASGGVDPAYMGLGPVPAIKKALKLASMTLNDIDMIELNEAFASQAIGCMRELGIDNDRPNELGSGISLGHPIGCTGARQMVSGMNQMKRKGYSTGLISMCIGGGMGMAMVIERK from the coding sequence ATGAAAGAAGTTGTAATAGTTGGAGGCGCAAGAACTGCTGTAGGGTCATTTGGTGGAACCTTAAAAGATGTTTCTGCTATTGATTTAGGTGGTCTGGTTATAAAAGATGCTCTTAAAAGAACGGGGCTCAGGCCTGTTGTTGGAGCAAATACATTAGATAATGCTCCGGAAAAATTGAAAGATAAAGGTATAACCGAGCTTGAAAGCAAATATTTTGATTGGGATGATTCAAAACAAGCAATTGAAATTGATGAAGTTATAATGGGAAATGTGCTTCAGGCCGGATTGGGGCAAAATCCTGCAAGACAATCAATGATACGTGGTGGTATTCCGAAGGAGACTCCTGCCTTTACTATTAATAAAGTGTGCAGTTCAGGACTTAGGGCGATTGCTTTGGGCGCAACTTCCATAATGGCCGGACAGGCCGATGTCATAATAGCCGGTGGACAGGAAAACATGAGCCTTGTACCGATGGCGCTTCCAAAAGCCCGCTGGGGTTACAGAATGGAAATTACCGGAAACGGCCAGATCCAGGATTTAATGGTTTTGGATGGATTATATGAGATATTTTATGGCTATCATATGGGATTAACCGCTGAAAATATTGCTGCTATGTATGGGATCAGCAGAGAAGAGCAGGATCAACTAGGCGCACTCAGCCATGAAAGAGCTATGGCTGCAATAAAAAACGGCATATTTGCCCAGGAAATAACCCCTGTTGTGATAAAAACGCGAAAAGGTGACACTATAGTTGATACTGATGAGCGCCCAATGGAAACAAGCGTTGAAAAAATGGGAAAATTAAGACCGGCATTCAAAAAAGACGGAACCGTGACAGCCGGAAATGCTTCGGGAATAAATGACGGAGCTGCGGCAGTTGTTATGATGAGCCTTGATAAGGCCAAAGAGCTTGGACTTGAACCTATTGTTTATGTCAAGTCTTTTGCATCCGGTGGTGTTGATCCGGCATATATGGGACTTGGGCCTGTTCCTGCTATTAAAAAAGCATTGAAATTAGCCTCCATGACATTAAATGATATTGACATGATAGAATTAAATGAAGCATTTGCATCGCAGGCTATCGGTTGTATGCGCGAACTTGGTATTGATAATGACAGACCGAATGAACTGGGAAGCGGCATTTCTTTGGGGCATCCCATTGGCTGCACAGGTGCTCGCCAAATGGTTTCAGGAATGAACCAGATGAAAAGAAAAGGATATTCTACAGGGCTTATTTCCATGTGTATAGGCGGCGGTATGGGAATGGCCATGGTTATTGAAAGAAAATAA